In a genomic window of Drosophila takahashii strain IR98-3 E-12201 chromosome 3L, DtakHiC1v2, whole genome shotgun sequence:
- the LOC108059947 gene encoding low density lipoprotein receptor adapter protein 1-B produces the protein MASSNSNSTTDLDGQVNVEDLPITFKVKYIGSEVARGLWGIKYTRRPVDIMVGVAKNLPPNKVLPNCELKVSTEGVQLEIIAPKASINHWSYPIDTISYGVQDLVYTRVFAMIVVKDESSPHPFEVHAFVCDSRAMARKLTFALAAAFQDYSRRVKEAAGEEEGGEGATPSDSITPTRQKFAIDLRTPEEIQAGELEQETEA, from the exons ATGGCttccagcaacagcaacagtacCACCGATCTGGACGGTCAGGTCAATGTTGAGGATTTGCCTATAACGTTCAAG GTGAAATATATTGGCTCCGAGGTGGCACGCGGCCTGTGGGGCATCAAGTACACCCGCCGACCGGTGGACATaatggtgggcgtggccaagAACCTGCCGCCCAACAAGGTGCTGCCTAATTGCGAACTTAAGGTCTCCACCGAGGGCGTTCAGCTGGAGATCATTGCGCCCAAGGCGAGCATCAATCACTGGAGCTACCCGATCGATACGATCTCGTACGGGGTTCAGGATTTGGTCTACACCCGGGTCTTTGCCATGATCGTGGTGAAGGATGAGTCCAGTCCACATCCCTTTGAAGTCCACGCCTTCGTCTGCGACAGTCGGGCGATGGCCCGCAAATTGACCTTTGCCCTGGCCGCCGCCTTTCAGGATTATTCTCGGCGGGTTAAAGAGGCGGCCGGCGAGGAGGAGGGGGGTGagggtgccacgcccagcGACTCCATTACGCCCACGCGCCAAAAGTTCGCCATCGATCTGCGAACGCCGGAGGAAATCCAGGCCGGCGAACTCGAACAGGAAACGGAGGCGTAG